The DNA window TCGTCGGGTTGCGCGCTCTGCGCACGGGAGCGGTTCGttcagctcctcctcctcggggtCTCGTTTGTTTCTATCTCGCCTTTTCAGTTTCGATTCGCAAGCCTTCGCGCGTGGATCTCACCGATTACGGTTTCCTGGGCTTTTTAAATTATCTCACGGGCTTCCAAAAGTAACGACGCGGAAGATGGGCCTCCGGTCCAAACTAGTCGACGGGACTTGGGGAGCCCACTAGAGAAGAGAAAATCGAGGGCTCGAACCAACCGCAggtctctttctctttcccgGTCGCGGACGGAGAAACGCCCAATCTTGACAGGAACAGCGCGAGCGAGTGCTTGGGGGTGTCACTGTTACAGCTAAAAAAGCATGTGATTCCTTCCCTTGTCGTCAGGGCGAGGCACATGGATCATGAGATGCACAGTGTCTGTCTGCGGGTGGCATCCGTGTCGAGTTACCAACTGACCACATTCTGCGTGCACGGTCAAGCTGCGAAACCTTTTGCAGACGGTCTTCTTTAGATACTTACCATACTACACCAGCACGCATCTACGGACTATGATAATAGGAGTGGGATTTTTATTGTTCATggaatttcttaaaaaagaaaaaaaaaagggttggATCTATGTCATTCAATCTGCTACAGTTTTCAGAAGATCGCTCAATGTCCTGCGACCTGTTTAACTGTGCCACCTGAGCTATCGAAAGAGATTTATTTTGTAAGATTCTTCGGTACCTCCACCTCCAAATGTGCCACTTGTGTGAACCAATTTATGGAGCTGCAACAAGTGCACGTCAAAGCCTCGGAGGCCTGAACGTCTCCCTCCCTGTAGAGATCGTCCTTTAGATTTCTTCCTCCCTCGGAAACAAAACTCGGGGGAAGGATATTGGTCCTTTTCTCGGCGAGCTCGCGACAACGAAAGGGAGAGCGAGAGAGTTGGGTAGGCCACCCGATTCACGGCACGTCGAAAGCGTGTTGGGCCGGAGAGCACCCCCGGCGCCGATCCTGCGGGCCCCCAAATGGCCTACCGCTCTCGTCGTTACGCCCACCCGGAGACGGCTTCGGATTGCGAGAGACAGAGACAGCCTCAGGCcgttcttaaaatttttttctaaaaacatcacatcgaatctttagatatctaaataaagcattaaatatacatgaatattaaaactaattatacagttatggaaaaatcgtgaaacaaatcttttgagcctaattaggacatgattagccataaatgctacagtaaccaacatgtgctaatgatggattaattagactcaaaatattcgtctcgtggttttcagacggaatctgaaatttgtttttccattcgtATCCggaaacctcttccgacatccgatcaaacgtacAATGTAACCCCtttagcaaaaatttttacaactaaacaacccctcaTTTTGCCACACACACGCGCGAGCTGCCTTGAGTAGTAGGTCTGAGCATTTGGCTCGTCGTTCTAACTGACTAAACTCTGACGAAATGGCACGATACatgtttgctgctgctgccacagATCGGGCTCAACTCCACTCTTGTCGCGTTAAAAGTGAAGCTTCGATGTAGTCCAAACCAAGACACGAAGAGGAAAGAGGCGAAGGGACGGcggaatttaactatttgccacttttagGTTTGTCACTTATCCAAGTGCTCTTCTCAGCTTTGcatttaatattttgtcaCTAGAGAGAGGTTATTtcttaactatttgtcacttTTGCCTTCTTGGCGAGCCGCCGTGACGTGTCCGGGTGGAAAGTGACATGAACCTCACCCATCagcccctcccctctccttcttctccacCTCCGGCCGCCGTAGCTCCTCCACCTCGGCGTCCTGCGCCACCGCTGCCCCGACGACAAGCGCGAGTAGCAGTAGCAgcgccaccgcggcggcaGTGCGTGAGGGCGAGCCACTCCGCGAACGTGATGGTGAGGCGGGGTCGTCGGCAGCGCCCCGAGGGCGAGCGTGAGGGAGAGCCAGCGAGCATCGGACGTCGGCCACGCCATGGTCGTGAGGCGGTGGGCTAGATTCGGGCGTGAGGCAGCGGCCGCGGTCATGAGGGCGTGCGGTGACGGGCGTCGGCGCAGGCCGTGCCACTGGGGTGAGGCAAGCGACCGCTGAAGCAGACCGCACCATGGTTGTGAGGCGGCGTGCCCCTTGGAGCAGACCATGCCGTGGGCGTGAGGCGGCACGTTAGATCCGGTCGCGGCCGTGAGGTACTCCGCACGGTCGGCACCGCTCGTGGCCCCGAGGACATCGTCGGCTTGCTCGGAGGATAGGGTCAGCAACCAACTCGAGGAGGTGTCGCCGCGGCAACtctgctgttgctgcttgCGCTCGTCGCTGGGGTGGAGGAGATATGACGGCCGAAGgtggagaagaaggagaggggaggggctgacgggtggAGTCCATATTGTTTTTCCACGTGGACACGCCACGGTGGCTTGCCACGTAGGCAAAAgtgcaaatagttaaaaaataatctctcTCCAGTGGTAAAATATTAAGTGTGAATCTAATAGGAGTATTTGGATAAGTGACAAACCTAAAAgtggtaaatagttaaattccgGAAGGGACGAGGGGGCTTCTGGACTCTGCTTGGTTTCCTGTTGTTTATTATACTCGTATATTAGCTGTGGCGCACGCACGGTGGCTGGCTGGCTCTCTAACCTGCGATCTAACCGCGGCCACCGCGTGAGCTTGCGAATGTTCGGCGCAGCTACACGGGGCGGAATAGATTAGTgcccggccgcggcggctgccTCAGCGTGCAGTGCAGGCTGCGGCTGGTAATCTTTCGCTGTCGAGAGCTACGCGTTGACCGGATTTGGCCGCATATTTAATGGATGTGCTCTGCCCGTCAGTGCTGCTGCAGCGCGATGATGACGCGAAACCGGTCAAACAGGCCGTCGGTTAGATTAGATCACGCGAGATCCTCATGGTCAGGTCGGATGAATTCCGGCGATTAATCAGAATCGGCGAGAAACGGGTAAGATTTGGATGGCACAAAGAGGAGATTGAAGTAAACGGCCTGCCAAATTAGCAAGCACCCAAACTGCTCTGTTTCCAACAAATTTAATAATCTGCAAAAAAAAGGATTCGCAACTTCGCAGGCTTGGAAGATGGAATCGGCCTACATAGCAGCAAACTATTCCTACTTGTGTTTTTTTGTGGTGGGTTTTCCTTGGTTGGCGCCTATGTACAAATCAGGACGCTTTTTCTCAGCCGTGCGCCCGTGTGGTGTAGTCGAGCAGCTGCTGTGAGTTGGCGGCGGTCATGCCGGTTGCGACGAAATTGACCGGACCGGTGGGTTGGCGGCGGGTCACTGGAAACCGCCCAAGCCGTTGAGCAGCAGCTCGTGTGGTCGCAGCAGCGTCGGGGTGGGCGCCAGCGGCAGCGGGGATGGGTAGTACGAGAGGTCGTAGTCGGACGGCTCGggcaggccggcggcggcggcggccgcgggcaAGAGCTCGTCGGGGATGAGCGGCGCGCGGCAGAGCGGGCAGGTACGCTGCTCGTGCGCCATCCAGCGGTCGAGGCACCCGCGGTGGAAGACGTGGCGGCAGTTGGACAACCGCCGCACCTCGTCGCGGCCGCCGATGCCGCTGAGGCAGACGGCGCAGTCGCCGCCCCCGCACACGGCCGCCGGGGCGGACGCCACCAGCTCGTCGAACCGCACCACGGGGAGCGCCTCCTCGATGGCCATAGGCGGCAGCGCCCTGAACTCGGGCCGGCGGTGCTGCAGCGCGGGCGACGACGCCGAGGCCCAGGCCTCGgccaccccgccgcgcccCTGCAGCAGCTCCTGCTCGGTGTCCGCCAGGGGCGGGTTGTCGATGAGGTCGCCGAGGCCGACGGCGTGGAACGCCCAGAGCAGGAAGCGGTGGAGGTGGCCGAGGACGAGGAGCACCTGGAGCAGCAGCCTCGGGAGGAGCAGCTCCGAGTACCCCACGGGGAAGCCCATGTCGGCGTCGATCTTGGAAACAGCTGAATTCTATCACCACACCAGTGCAGGAACAGGAGCAGAGGGAGCTGAGCTGAGCCAGCCGAGACgcggggggtggggggggcaGTGCCGTGCGTGGTGGGGAGGAATGGAGTGAGACGATGCGGCCTTATATAAAa is part of the Oryza brachyantha chromosome 2, ObraRS2, whole genome shotgun sequence genome and encodes:
- the LOC121053567 gene encoding brassinosteroid-responsive RING protein 1-like, which produces MGFPVGYSELLLPRLLLQVLLVLGHLHRFLLWAFHAVGLGDLIDNPPLADTEQELLQGRGGVAEAWASASSPALQHRRPEFRALPPMAIEEALPVVRFDELVASAPAAVCGGGDCAVCLSGIGGRDEVRRLSNCRHVFHRGCLDRWMAHEQRTCPLCRAPLIPDELLPAAAAAAGLPEPSDYDLSYYPSPLPLAPTPTLLRPHELLLNGLGGFQ